A stretch of DNA from Aciduliprofundum sp. MAR08-339:
GGATTTTAATTTTAGTTTCTGGGCTACCACAAGAAATCCGTGGGAGAACTCGTGTATGACTATTGCAACAATTAGCCCCAGTATCCCGTACCACAGTGGGATCACAGGGTTTATGCCGGGTATACCTAGGGCCTTTAGGGGAGATGGTGCCTCAGATGGAGGAATTGTTGTAACCAGAAAGGCCTGCCACAGAACCAGTAGAAATACGGCCACCATAATTATGAGAGAGAGCCCAACCCCAAAATTTCCATAATAAATCCAGAATTTTGATTTTGCGAGTTTTTTTATTGTCCCGAGTCCCCTTTTTGTTTTGAGCATGAGGGCTGGTCCGTAGAGCGAGAGCGGACCCTTGATCTTTCCATATCTGTAAAGTGCGTAGAGCCCAAGAATCCAGGCTACTATGAGGACAAGTGCAAGTAGCCAGCCGTTCATCGGGATAGCATGAACTCCTTGTATTTAAATTTCCACCCGCTACCTTAAAATATCAGAATTTTTTTTTGAAACTGTGAGAATCGGTATAGCAATGGAAGATTACAAACTTGAATATGAGGTGGAGCGTGCTCTCAAGGAGGAAGGTTATAGGTTCAAGGTAGTTACGGATAATTTTGACGGTTGCGATGTAGTTCTCACCGATCATCTTGAGGGGGATATTTTTGTGCTCTGTCATGATGCGAGGGAATGCATAAGGAAATTGCAGTCAAGGTTCTATGGAAAGAAGAGATTTGAGAAGCTTATTGTCGGCATAGACCCTGGCCCCAAGCCGGGTATTGCCGTTGTCGGAGATGGAAACGTCGTTGAAGAGATCCAGTTGTCCTCTGTGGAGGAAGTGCGCACAGTTGTAAATTCAATAGAATTGGGATACGAACCCCGTGTAATGATTGTTAGGGTTGGAGATGGGGATATAACGAACAGAAACAGAATAATAAACTCCCTCTTGGATGGTTACATGGTTGAGATGGTAAATGAGGAAAACACCTCAGAATCCATATCCAACAGGAATGTTGAGGCGGCCAAGGTGATTGCATTTACCCGGGGGAAGCGGATCAGAGAGAAAATGAATATTGTGATAACGGAGGGGTACCTGCGTGAGATACAGAGAATGAGCAGAATTGAAAGCGAGGGCCTTCTCACCATATCCAAAACTCTGGCAAGGAGAGTTGCTCTTGGTGAGATCACCTTGAAAGAGGCCATTGAACTTGCGAGGGGTGGGCAATGAAGAGGGAGGAAGCCATAAGGAGGATAGATAACCTTGTTAATGTTCTGGCAGTTGAAATTCCCGATGAAATTGAGATATACGGCAGGGTTTATTCTCTGAAGGAGGATATATCCTCTCCAGAAGAAAATACGATTATAAAATATCAGTCTCTCTACAAGCAGATAATGGAGGATATACATTCAATGGAAGATGTGCCTGAGGAAATTGTTCAGAAGGCCATAATTCTCAGAAGAATCGTTCTTTTTCTAAAGGAATACGAGCATAGTGGTGATATTGAAGACAAAAAGAGATGGATAAATTTTGTAAAAAGAATGAAATGATTATTTTTTCCATTTTGGAGCAGGTCCACTTTTCTTTCCCTGTCTGCCCAAGAAGAACAGGGTGAAAAGAACGATGACCAGAATGAGAAGACCCCAACTCAGGTATGTTATGTACTCGTATGATGGAGGTGTGCCGTAATAGAAACGATACTCATAGGTTTTCTGGCCATTTGCGAAGACCACTCCGTTGTTGGATATCTTCACGGTTAGAACATGCTCTCCGCTGTACAGCCCGTGTGGAATCCATTTGTAAGTCACGTCCTTTGTTGAATTTGCCTTGATGACCTTAACCGTGGTGTTGCCTATGTATCTTCCATCCAGATAGAAGGATAGCATAGTGTTGTACAGGTCATAATTTTCAGGGTTCTTTATTTTTACATTGACATCCATGGCCCTTTTTACCTGAACTGCCAGAACCCTGGATGTGGTTGCTCCTATCTTTGTGTTGTTTATCATACCGTATGCAACGAAGTTCAAATATATTGTTTGGGGTAAGTTTGGAGCGGTTACGTTGAACACAAAGTAACCATCCTTACTTGATGTGACATACTGGTTCAGGGGCTTTGCACCTGTGAGATTGTATCCACTAATTAGGATGCCGCATCTGTAAAGCGGAAAATATCCTTCCACATATACCTTGTACTGTACCGTTTGGTTGGTGCCTATTATTGTTGGACCATCTATATGTATATTTAACTGGCTGGCATGGACACCCAAGGGTATGGTTCCCAAAAGGAGAAGAGAGATTAATATTGCAATTTGCAGTTTTTTCACTTCTTCCACCTCCAAAGTACTACGAATGCTGCAAATATGGCTATCGTGAATCCCCACAGAACGTACCATGTTGTTGATATTGTGAACGCCGTGTAATTGGACACACCAGGAGCTTGGATGTACACCTGGGTGGTACTCACAGAAACCTCCCTAAGGGGCATACTCACCGTTATGGTTTTCTGAGGCCCAACTATGGCCATCTGCACGGGTATGGAGAGTCCCGGTCTGCTCTTGGTGGCAACAAGACGGATCTCTATTGATCCCTTGCCCTTTGAAGATACGTTTAGATAATTTACCTCTCCAAGTTTACCGTATATTTCCACGTTCCAGCCCCTGAGATGAAGTTCCTCTATGTTAAGCACGTTGAAGGTGTAGTTTACCCAAGTGTTTCCATTGTTGGTTATGTCTATCTTGTATATCAGGGCATTATCGTTCCAGGAAACCAGGGTGTATTTTGCAGTAGTATTGTAGTATTTTGCAATGTTCACGTGGAAATAGGCATCTGTAAATTGAGTGTACTTTGCCCTGAGATGAACCTCATTGTCTCCCGCCTTCGCAAGGGGTACCTTCAGGCTAACGCTCACGATTTTCGTATCCCCTGGATTTAACCTGTACGTTTGAGGATTGATTACCTTCCATCCCGAGAAAGTTTCAAATTTAACTTTTTCAGGAGTATTTCCCGTGTTCTTCAGTTTCACAAGGACCCATATACTCTTGTAGGGCACGGCATATTTGTCAAAGCCCATAACGTGCACTGTGACCATATGCACGCTGTTTCTCTTGAGAGCCAGGTCCATGTATGTGTCATGGGATATACTGATTTTCTCGTTGATGGAGTATTTAACCGTCTGACCGTATTCAATGTCAGAAGAACTTGCTCTTATCGTGTAATTTCCTGAAGGCAGTATGAAATAGTAGGATCCATTTGCCATCTCGCTGAGCGTTCCGTAGGGAGTATCAAGATACACGTAGGTGGATATCGTTTTGTTCTTCATATAAACCTGGCCTGTGAGAAGGTATGCATCACTGTACTCTATGTTGAAGGTCAATTTCTCTTCCACATTTACACTCCCAATGTATGCGTACCTGTGACCTCCCATAATGTAGTATGTGTAAACTGTGTACTCTCCAGGGGTAAGTTTTACATTGTAGTATCCTGCAGAATCCGTTATGGCCGTTACATTTTTAAGTTCAGTATCCACAGGTATGAACTGCACAACCGCATTTGCTACGCCCCTTCCATTGAGTGTAACAACGCCCTGTACCTCTGCCAGAATCTTCTCTGTAGAAACATGAAGAATAACCACGGTATCCTTATTTATGAATTTGAGCACCTGTGTGAAATAGAGGTAGTAGTTTCCATAGACCATCTTCTTCACATGTATCTCAAAGAGGTACTGACCCTGAGGAAGCACGATGGTGGAATACTTCCAGGTTATATTTCCTGCTGTTGTGTTTATTTTCACAGGGAGTTGATATGAGAAATTTTCTTGGTTTATCTTTACAAAGTATCCATTTTCAAGGTTGACCTTCGTAGA
This window harbors:
- a CDS encoding CARDB domain-containing protein gives rise to the protein MKKLQIAILISLLLLGTIPLGVHASQLNIHIDGPTIIGTNQTVQYKVYVEGYFPLYRCGILISGYNLTGAKPLNQYVTSSKDGYFVFNVTAPNLPQTIYLNFVAYGMINNTKIGATTSRVLAVQVKRAMDVNVKIKNPENYDLYNTMLSFYLDGRYIGNTTVKVIKANSTKDVTYKWIPHGLYSGEHVLTVKISNNGVVFANGQKTYEYRFYYGTPPSYEYITYLSWGLLILVIVLFTLFFLGRQGKKSGPAPKWKK